The following are encoded in a window of Amycolatopsis lexingtonensis genomic DNA:
- a CDS encoding response regulator transcription factor, whose translation MAEVLVVEDDAAVREGLQLALRRQGHVVRTAETGELGIEVLVHHRPDIVVLDLMLPGMDGFETCRRMRASGPVPIIMLTARTDDFDIVAGLEAGADDYVAKPVEPRVLDARIRAVLRRAVAERPGEPPQPDERHGDLVIDRASLEVTKRGAAVSLTPTELKLLLELSRTPGQVYSRQQILSAVWDHDYLGDSRLVDACVQRLRAKIEDVPAKPEYVQTVRGFGYRFGRS comes from the coding sequence GTGGCCGAGGTACTGGTGGTGGAAGACGACGCGGCGGTGCGGGAAGGACTGCAATTGGCCCTGCGCCGGCAGGGACACGTGGTGCGCACCGCGGAAACGGGCGAGCTCGGGATCGAGGTGCTCGTGCACCACCGGCCGGACATCGTCGTGCTCGATCTGATGCTGCCGGGCATGGACGGTTTCGAGACGTGCCGGCGGATGCGGGCGTCCGGCCCGGTCCCGATCATCATGCTCACCGCCCGCACCGACGACTTCGACATCGTGGCCGGGCTCGAAGCGGGCGCGGACGACTACGTCGCCAAGCCGGTCGAGCCGCGGGTCCTGGACGCGCGGATCCGGGCGGTGCTGCGGCGGGCCGTCGCCGAGCGGCCGGGTGAGCCGCCGCAGCCAGACGAGCGCCACGGTGACCTCGTGATCGACCGGGCGTCGCTCGAGGTGACCAAGCGCGGCGCGGCGGTTTCGCTGACCCCGACCGAGCTGAAGCTGCTGCTGGAGCTTTCGCGCACGCCCGGGCAGGTGTACAGCCGGCAGCAGATCCTCTCCGCGGTGTGGGACCACGACTACCTCGGGGATTCGCGGCTCGTCGACGCGTGCGTGCAGCGGCTGCGCGCCAAGATCGAGGACGTGCCGGCGAAGCCGGAGTACGTGCAGACCGTCCGCGGGTTCGGCTACCGGTTCGGCCGGTCGTGA
- a CDS encoding TetR/AcrR family transcriptional regulator has translation MAPGLREAKKQRTRKALIEAALLLFDEHGYEATTTVAIAAAAGVSPATFFNYFAGKEDVVFADQHLYDEILAGAFAAAPADEPVADLVFRTLGALATADAWSFPLDHPLTAVRTRLIASVPALRAGFLLRNAFVADSWARLLREARPELGEIEAATITGAVLGGLQAALQANIDEHGRARRPEPEVVAEALRLVVGGFGQNA, from the coding sequence GTGGCACCAGGACTGCGGGAAGCGAAGAAGCAGCGGACGCGCAAGGCGCTGATCGAGGCCGCGCTGCTGCTGTTCGACGAACACGGCTACGAGGCCACCACGACCGTCGCGATCGCCGCCGCGGCCGGGGTTTCGCCCGCGACCTTCTTCAACTACTTCGCGGGCAAAGAGGACGTCGTCTTCGCCGACCAGCACCTCTACGACGAAATCCTCGCCGGGGCCTTCGCCGCGGCTCCCGCCGACGAGCCGGTCGCCGACCTCGTCTTCCGCACGCTCGGCGCGCTCGCCACCGCCGACGCCTGGAGCTTCCCGCTCGACCACCCGCTCACCGCGGTGCGCACCCGGCTCATCGCGTCCGTACCCGCCCTGCGCGCGGGATTCCTGCTGCGCAACGCTTTCGTCGCGGACTCCTGGGCCCGCCTGCTCCGCGAGGCGCGCCCCGAGCTCGGCGAAATCGAAGCCGCGACCATCACCGGCGCCGTGCTCGGCGGCCTGCAAGCGGCCTTGCAGGCCAACATCGACGAGCACGGCCGGGCCCGGCGCCCGGAACCCGAAGTGGTCGCCGAGGCGCTCCGGCTGGTCGTGGGCGGGTTCGGTCAGAACGCCTGA
- a CDS encoding FAD-dependent oxidoreductase — MERVRCCIAGGGPAGVMLGLLLVRAGIEVVVLEKHHDFLRDFRGDTVHPSTLRLLDELGLGERFAALPRGLLTKARLRVEDEAVVVADFGGLRGPHAHIAMVPQADFLELLAGAEPGMSLRMDCEVTGLLREGGRVTGVRYRDDRGEVRELAADLTVGCDGRWSAVRRAAGLRMREFAVPMDVWQVRVPKGPEPGPDGAVFIRMAGGQAAATMDRGDYYQTAYLIPKGRDAELRRRGLAEFRTRLGALMGWDAGRLAAIRSWADVHHLDVRMGRLRRWYGDGVLCIGDAAHPMSPTGGVGVNLAIQDAVATATLLAAPLRQGRVPTAKLAAIQRRRALPTAAVQQSQRGEQAMLLAPCLNGTLRRLPAPLRLIGRTPLLQRFAGFLGGVGFRPEHAPAFARRPSTVDGSNR, encoded by the coding sequence ATGGAACGGGTGCGGTGCTGCATCGCCGGGGGCGGACCGGCGGGGGTGATGCTCGGGCTGCTGCTGGTCCGGGCCGGGATCGAGGTCGTGGTGCTGGAAAAGCACCACGACTTCCTGCGCGACTTCCGGGGTGACACCGTGCACCCCTCGACGCTGCGGCTGCTGGACGAGCTGGGGCTCGGCGAGCGGTTCGCCGCCTTGCCGCGCGGCCTGCTGACGAAGGCGCGGCTGCGGGTCGAGGACGAAGCGGTCGTGGTCGCCGACTTCGGCGGGCTGCGCGGCCCGCACGCGCACATCGCGATGGTGCCGCAGGCGGACTTCCTCGAACTGCTCGCCGGCGCCGAGCCCGGGATGTCGCTGCGCATGGACTGCGAGGTGACCGGCCTGCTGCGGGAAGGCGGGCGCGTGACCGGCGTCCGCTACCGGGACGACCGCGGTGAGGTCCGCGAACTGGCCGCGGACCTCACCGTCGGCTGCGACGGCCGCTGGTCGGCGGTCCGGCGCGCGGCCGGGCTGCGGATGCGGGAGTTCGCCGTGCCGATGGACGTCTGGCAGGTCCGCGTCCCGAAGGGTCCCGAACCGGGCCCGGACGGCGCGGTGTTCATCCGCATGGCGGGCGGCCAGGCCGCGGCCACGATGGACCGCGGCGACTACTACCAGACGGCGTACCTCATCCCGAAGGGCCGCGACGCCGAGCTCCGCCGCCGCGGCCTCGCGGAGTTCCGCACCCGCCTCGGCGCCCTGATGGGCTGGGACGCCGGCCGGCTCGCGGCGATCCGGTCCTGGGCCGACGTCCACCACCTGGACGTCCGGATGGGCCGCCTCCGCCGCTGGTACGGCGACGGCGTGCTGTGCATCGGCGACGCGGCCCACCCGATGTCCCCGACGGGCGGGGTCGGGGTGAACCTGGCGATCCAGGACGCGGTGGCGACCGCGACGCTGCTGGCCGCCCCGCTGCGGCAGGGCCGCGTGCCGACGGCGAAGCTGGCGGCGATCCAGCGCCGCCGCGCCCTCCCGACCGCCGCGGTCCAGCAGTCCCAGCGCGGCGAGCAGGCGATGCTGCTGGCGCCCTGCCTGAACGGGACCCTCCGCCGGCTCCCGGCCCCGCTGCGCTTGATCGGCCGCACCCCGCTGCTGCAACGCTTCGCGGGCTTCCTCGGCGGCGTCGGCTTCCGCCCGGAGCACGCGCCGGCCTTCGCCCGCCGGCCGTCCACTGTGGACGGCTCGAACCGCTGA
- a CDS encoding mycothiol transferase: MNVADLLVDGFSRVQGTVHAAVEGLTADRLRARLDDEANSIAWLVWHLTRVQDDHVADVAGTEQVWTGEDWLSRFGLPFPAGDTGYGHRPADVEAVRVDKPDLLTGYYDAVHEQTVRFVTGLDAKALDRVVDEAWDPPVTLGVRLISVLDDDIQHAGQAMFLRGVLERQA; this comes from the coding sequence ATGAACGTGGCCGATCTGCTCGTCGACGGGTTCAGCCGGGTCCAGGGCACGGTGCACGCGGCGGTGGAAGGACTCACCGCCGACCGGCTCCGGGCCCGGCTGGACGACGAGGCCAACTCGATCGCCTGGCTGGTGTGGCACCTGACCCGGGTCCAGGACGACCACGTCGCGGACGTGGCGGGCACGGAACAGGTGTGGACCGGCGAGGACTGGCTGTCGCGCTTCGGCCTCCCGTTCCCGGCCGGCGACACCGGCTACGGCCACCGCCCCGCCGACGTCGAGGCGGTCCGCGTCGACAAGCCGGACCTGCTCACGGGCTACTACGACGCCGTGCACGAGCAGACCGTCCGGTTCGTGACCGGTCTCGACGCCAAGGCACTCGACCGGGTGGTCGACGAGGCCTGGGACCCGCCGGTGACGCTGGGCGTGCGCCTGATCAGCGTCCTCGACGACGACATCCAGCACGCCGGCCAGGCGATGTTCCTGCGCGGCGTGCTGGAACGTCAGGCATAG
- a CDS encoding phosphatase PAP2 family protein, giving the protein MAVISSEVRPVTPPAGRHALVTRAASRTTVLAASAAGFALAFVAAYLLFVRTEAGRGVENGVVRSAQSAGHVVEWADPLRQSDQVVVLGGVALLVVVIALFRRRLALGVTALALLAAPLMVAQLLKLYVLDRPSTGDRFGVASHNSFPSGHVSAAMAMLVALAIVLPRRFRLPALVTGGIVVAWVSAAAVALGWHRLSDTVGGCLLVAAVTCAGAAVVSARRPDGDRVPLLPVLSGLFAPLVLVLAGYAVLGTATSGAAQFVAAMVLAALSAMAVVLLLTGPLRRVTFDPAEGRVRRVRGRQAS; this is encoded by the coding sequence ATGGCAGTGATCAGTTCCGAGGTACGCCCTGTGACCCCGCCGGCCGGACGCCACGCACTCGTGACGCGGGCCGCGTCCCGCACGACCGTGCTCGCCGCGAGCGCGGCCGGGTTCGCCCTCGCCTTCGTCGCGGCCTACCTCCTGTTCGTCCGCACCGAGGCCGGCCGCGGCGTCGAGAACGGCGTCGTCCGCAGCGCCCAGTCCGCGGGGCACGTGGTGGAGTGGGCCGACCCGCTCCGGCAGTCGGACCAGGTGGTGGTGCTCGGCGGCGTCGCGCTGCTGGTCGTCGTGATCGCCTTGTTCCGGCGGCGGCTCGCGCTGGGTGTCACGGCCCTCGCGCTGCTCGCGGCGCCGCTGATGGTGGCGCAGCTGCTCAAGCTCTACGTCCTGGACCGGCCGAGCACCGGTGACCGGTTCGGCGTCGCGAGCCACAACAGCTTCCCGAGCGGACACGTCAGCGCGGCGATGGCCATGCTCGTGGCCCTCGCGATCGTCCTGCCCCGCCGCTTCCGCCTGCCGGCCCTGGTGACCGGCGGCATCGTCGTCGCCTGGGTCTCGGCCGCGGCGGTGGCACTGGGCTGGCACCGGCTGAGCGACACCGTCGGCGGCTGTCTCCTGGTCGCCGCGGTCACCTGCGCCGGGGCGGCGGTGGTGTCCGCCCGCCGCCCCGACGGTGACCGGGTCCCGCTGCTGCCGGTGCTGTCGGGCCTGTTCGCGCCGCTGGTTCTGGTGCTGGCCGGCTACGCGGTGCTCGGGACGGCGACGTCCGGCGCGGCGCAGTTCGTCGCCGCGATGGTGCTGGCCGCGCTGTCGGCGATGGCGGTGGTGCTGCTGCTGACGGGCCCGCTGCGCCGGGTGACGTTCGACCCGGCGGAGGGGCGCGTGCGCCGGGTCCGGGGTCGTCAGGCTTCGTAG
- a CDS encoding antitoxin → MAFLRKLTVLAGAAGAARAYAKKNPEKVNGAVGKAAKFVDDKTKGKYHEQIAGAVRKVNSVTGEPGQPGQPGPAAR, encoded by the coding sequence ATGGCTTTCCTGCGCAAGCTCACCGTGCTGGCCGGCGCGGCCGGCGCCGCCCGCGCGTACGCCAAGAAAAACCCCGAAAAGGTGAACGGCGCCGTCGGCAAGGCGGCCAAGTTCGTCGACGACAAGACCAAGGGCAAGTACCACGAGCAGATCGCCGGCGCGGTCCGCAAGGTCAACTCCGTGACCGGCGAACCGGGACAGCCCGGGCAGCCGGGGCCGGCCGCCCGCTAG
- a CDS encoding NADPH-dependent FMN reductase: MSEAPVRVAVIVGSVREGRFGPVVADWLAGVAAESGGFDVDVVDLAEPDLPLAMPAFGSAPAPAVVAEIGKVTPRLAAADAFVVVTPEYNHSYPASLKNAIDWHRDEWRAKPVAFVSYGGISGGLRAVEHLRAVFAELHSVTIRETVSFHGAHTRFGPDGTPTDEAAGVAAKAMLDQLAWWARSLTEARAARPYPG; the protein is encoded by the coding sequence GTGTCCGAAGCACCCGTGCGGGTCGCGGTGATCGTGGGAAGTGTCCGAGAGGGACGGTTCGGCCCGGTGGTGGCCGACTGGCTGGCCGGTGTGGCGGCGGAGAGCGGCGGCTTCGACGTCGACGTCGTCGACCTCGCCGAACCCGACCTCCCGCTGGCGATGCCCGCCTTCGGGTCGGCGCCGGCGCCCGCGGTGGTCGCGGAGATCGGGAAGGTGACCCCGCGGCTCGCGGCCGCGGACGCCTTCGTGGTGGTGACCCCGGAGTACAACCACAGCTACCCGGCCTCGCTCAAGAACGCGATCGACTGGCACCGCGACGAATGGCGGGCGAAGCCGGTCGCGTTCGTGTCCTACGGCGGGATCTCGGGCGGGCTGCGCGCGGTCGAGCACCTGCGGGCGGTCTTCGCCGAGCTCCACTCGGTGACGATCCGCGAGACGGTCAGTTTCCACGGCGCCCACACGCGCTTCGGGCCGGACGGGACGCCGACCGACGAAGCGGCCGGGGTCGCGGCGAAGGCGATGCTCGACCAGCTGGCGTGGTGGGCCCGCTCCCTGACGGAGGCCAGGGCGGCCCGCCCCTACCCGGGCTGA
- a CDS encoding sensor histidine kinase — protein MILGATAAAGASYVSARTAILSGIQDQTMLKLRDQITAYLPTVSLPPTQGTLDAFATALKSSGALVVYHDMRATSGIGYDDVPAELRNAVAHSTNIQFQRVDMQGFPMFFVGIPVQSGRNGGEPSGLEVYATVSLSQQQEAIDDLARNAWLYSALALPFAVAVALLAARQVLRPVRALNTAASQLGRGRLDVRLRATGSDELAQLVATFNNTAAELQRTVGTLQAMEADARRFVADVSHELRTPLAAMNAVTDVLDEDAGQLPADTAVAARLVSAETKRLTRLVQDLIEISRFDAGRAELRREQLDVASAVADSLAARGWEAGDELVAELPVGIVASLDRRRLDIVVANLVGNAMRHGAPPVEVVLRAEGGDVVLTVTDHGPGIPEEVLPAVFDRFTKADTARARSEGSGLGLSIARENARLHGGDITAANTGSGARFELRLPREAW, from the coding sequence ATGATCCTCGGCGCCACCGCCGCGGCCGGCGCGAGCTACGTTTCCGCGCGCACCGCCATCCTCAGCGGCATCCAGGACCAGACGATGCTGAAGCTGCGCGACCAGATCACCGCGTACCTGCCGACCGTCTCGCTGCCGCCGACGCAGGGCACGCTCGACGCCTTCGCCACGGCGCTGAAGTCCAGCGGCGCGCTCGTCGTCTACCACGACATGCGCGCGACGTCGGGCATCGGCTACGACGACGTGCCCGCCGAGCTGCGAAACGCCGTGGCGCACAGCACGAACATCCAGTTCCAGCGGGTCGACATGCAGGGTTTCCCGATGTTCTTCGTCGGGATCCCGGTGCAGAGCGGCCGCAACGGCGGCGAACCCAGCGGGCTGGAGGTGTACGCGACGGTCTCGCTCAGCCAGCAGCAGGAGGCGATCGACGACCTGGCGCGCAATGCCTGGCTCTATTCGGCGCTCGCGCTGCCGTTCGCGGTCGCGGTGGCCCTGCTCGCGGCGCGCCAGGTGCTGCGGCCGGTGCGCGCGCTGAACACCGCGGCCAGCCAGCTCGGCCGGGGACGGCTGGACGTGCGGCTGCGCGCCACGGGTTCCGACGAGCTGGCCCAGCTGGTCGCGACGTTCAACAACACCGCGGCGGAGCTCCAGCGCACGGTCGGCACGCTGCAGGCGATGGAAGCGGACGCACGCCGGTTCGTCGCCGACGTCTCGCACGAGCTGCGCACGCCGCTGGCCGCGATGAACGCGGTCACCGACGTCCTCGACGAAGACGCCGGCCAGCTGCCCGCGGACACCGCGGTCGCGGCGCGGCTGGTGTCGGCGGAGACCAAGCGGCTGACGCGGCTGGTGCAGGACCTGATCGAGATCTCGCGGTTCGACGCCGGGCGCGCGGAGCTGCGGCGCGAACAGCTGGACGTCGCCTCGGCGGTCGCCGACAGCCTCGCCGCGCGCGGCTGGGAAGCCGGCGACGAGCTGGTCGCCGAACTCCCGGTCGGCATCGTCGCCTCGCTCGACCGGCGGCGGCTCGACATCGTCGTGGCGAACCTGGTCGGCAACGCGATGCGGCACGGCGCCCCGCCGGTGGAGGTGGTCCTGCGGGCCGAGGGCGGCGATGTCGTGCTGACCGTCACCGACCACGGCCCGGGCATCCCGGAGGAGGTCCTGCCCGCCGTGTTCGACCGGTTCACCAAGGCCGACACGGCCCGCGCGCGCTCCGAGGGCAGCGGACTCGGGCTGTCCATCGCCCGCGAGAACGCGCGGCTGCACGGCGGCGACATCACCGCGGCCAACACCGGTTCCGGTGCCCGGTTCGAGCTGCGGCTGCCCCGGGAGGCGTGGTGA
- a CDS encoding SDR family oxidoreductase: MSTTTEPRVAIVTGGSRGIGRQVAERLAADGMAVVVNYAGNEKEATAAVDAITERGGRAIAVRADVAAPAAVAELFDTAERTFGGVDVVAHLAGVMTAPTPIADTDFEVLDRVHRTNIRGTFAVAQQAAKRVRDGGAVITTSTSVLGLNLPGYGIYNATKGAVEAITMILARELRGRDITVNTVAPGPTATALFLDGKDEETITRMAKQPPLERLGQPEDIAEVVAFLAGPARWVNGQVLRANGGIV, translated from the coding sequence ATGAGCACCACCACCGAACCCCGCGTCGCGATCGTCACCGGCGGCTCCCGCGGCATCGGCCGCCAGGTCGCCGAGCGGCTGGCCGCCGACGGCATGGCCGTCGTCGTCAACTACGCCGGCAACGAGAAGGAGGCCACGGCCGCCGTCGACGCCATCACCGAACGCGGTGGGCGGGCCATCGCCGTCCGGGCCGACGTCGCCGCCCCGGCCGCGGTCGCGGAGCTGTTCGACACCGCGGAACGCACCTTCGGCGGCGTGGACGTCGTCGCGCACCTGGCCGGGGTGATGACCGCGCCGACGCCGATCGCGGACACCGACTTCGAGGTCCTCGACCGGGTGCACCGCACCAACATCCGCGGCACGTTCGCGGTGGCCCAGCAAGCCGCGAAGCGGGTGCGCGACGGCGGCGCCGTGATCACCACCTCGACGTCCGTGCTCGGCCTGAACCTGCCCGGCTACGGCATCTACAACGCGACCAAGGGCGCGGTCGAGGCGATCACCATGATCCTGGCCCGCGAGCTGCGCGGGCGCGACATCACCGTCAACACCGTGGCCCCCGGCCCGACCGCGACCGCGCTGTTCCTCGACGGCAAGGACGAGGAGACGATCACGCGGATGGCCAAGCAGCCGCCGCTCGAGCGGCTCGGCCAGCCCGAGGACATCGCCGAGGTCGTCGCGTTCCTGGCCGGCCCGGCCCGCTGGGTCAACGGCCAGGTGCTGCGCGCCAACGGCGGAATCGTCTGA
- the soxR gene encoding redox-sensitive transcriptional activator SoxR has translation MTGMANATLPDLTVGELSRRSGVPASALRFYEDEGLIRSRRTAGNQRRYCRDALRRVTFIRMSQRVGMPLSTIREVLALLPDDRTPTRADWARISQCWREDLNARIRQMEQLRDDLTDCIGCGCMSLAKCRLANPGDRLGADGPGPQRLADHRADGYA, from the coding sequence ATGACGGGCATGGCGAACGCGACGCTGCCCGATCTGACGGTCGGCGAACTTTCCCGGCGCAGCGGGGTACCCGCGTCGGCCCTGCGGTTCTACGAAGACGAAGGCTTGATCCGGAGCCGCCGCACCGCCGGGAACCAGCGGCGCTACTGCCGGGACGCCCTGCGGCGGGTGACGTTCATCAGGATGTCGCAGCGGGTCGGCATGCCGCTGTCCACCATCCGGGAAGTGCTGGCCCTGCTGCCCGACGACCGCACCCCCACGCGCGCCGACTGGGCGCGGATCTCGCAGTGCTGGCGGGAAGACCTGAACGCGCGGATCCGCCAGATGGAACAGCTGCGCGACGACCTGACCGACTGCATCGGCTGCGGGTGCATGTCACTGGCCAAGTGCCGGTTGGCCAACCCGGGCGACCGGCTCGGCGCCGACGGCCCGGGGCCCCAGCGCCTCGCCGACCACCGCGCGGACGGCTATGCCTGA
- the recQ gene encoding DNA helicase RecQ, producing the protein MAETDLAPASDALETLRRVFGYDSFRGDQAAIVEHVIAGGDALVLMPTGGGKSLCYQIPALVRPGVGVVISPLIALMQDQVDALRNAGVRAGFLNSTQDYAARQEVESAFLSGELDLLYLAPERLSVESTVRLLDRGKISLFAIDEAHCVAQWGHDFRPDYLQLSALHERWPDVPRIALTATATEATHREISSRLGLDEARHFVASFDRPNIQYRIVGKNSPQRQLLELLRTEHQGDAGIVYCLSRNSVEKTAEFLVQNGIPAVPYHAGLDARTRAKHQSRFLREDGLIVVATIAFGMGIDKPDVRFVAHLDLPKSVEGYYQETGRAGRDGLPSTAWLAYGLQDVVQQRKMIDTSEGDDAHRRRLGAHLNAMLALCETVECRRVQVLNYFGQQAEPCGNCDTCLNPPEKWDGTIAAQKLLSTVVRLRNERRQKFGAGQIIDILLGKSTPKVTQFQHDTLKTFGIGTDLREQDWRAVVRQLLAQGLLAVEGDYGSLVLTEASAEVLGGDRQVMLRREPERAAAAKVRGTRKAAAAAVDMPAEAAPLFERLRAWRASVAKEQGVPAYVIFHDATLRQIATRKPSSLADLGTVSGVGENKLAKYGEGVLEVLTAE; encoded by the coding sequence GTGGCAGAGACCGACCTCGCACCCGCGTCCGACGCGCTGGAGACCCTCCGGCGCGTGTTCGGCTACGACAGCTTCCGCGGCGACCAGGCGGCGATCGTCGAGCACGTGATCGCCGGCGGCGACGCGCTCGTGCTGATGCCCACCGGCGGCGGGAAATCCTTGTGCTACCAGATTCCCGCGCTCGTGCGCCCGGGCGTCGGCGTGGTGATCTCCCCGCTGATCGCGCTGATGCAGGACCAGGTCGACGCGCTGCGCAACGCCGGCGTCCGCGCCGGGTTCCTCAACTCCACCCAGGACTACGCGGCCCGCCAGGAGGTCGAGTCGGCGTTCCTGAGCGGCGAGCTCGACCTGCTCTACCTGGCACCGGAACGGCTTTCGGTCGAATCCACCGTGCGGCTGCTCGACCGCGGCAAGATTTCGCTGTTCGCGATCGACGAAGCGCACTGCGTCGCCCAGTGGGGCCACGACTTCCGGCCCGACTACCTCCAGCTCTCCGCGCTGCACGAGCGCTGGCCGGACGTACCGCGGATCGCGTTGACGGCGACCGCGACCGAGGCCACGCACCGGGAGATCTCCTCGCGGCTGGGGCTCGACGAAGCCCGGCACTTCGTCGCGAGCTTCGACCGGCCGAACATCCAGTACCGGATCGTCGGGAAGAACTCGCCGCAGCGGCAGCTGCTCGAACTGCTGCGCACCGAACACCAGGGCGACGCCGGGATCGTCTACTGCCTGTCCCGGAACTCGGTCGAGAAGACCGCGGAATTCCTGGTGCAGAACGGGATCCCGGCGGTCCCGTACCACGCGGGCCTCGACGCGCGCACGAGGGCGAAGCACCAGTCGCGGTTCCTGCGCGAGGACGGGCTGATCGTGGTCGCCACGATCGCGTTCGGCATGGGCATCGACAAACCGGACGTCCGGTTCGTCGCGCACCTCGACCTGCCGAAGTCGGTCGAGGGCTACTACCAGGAAACCGGCCGCGCGGGCCGGGACGGCCTGCCTTCGACCGCCTGGCTCGCATACGGGCTGCAGGACGTCGTGCAGCAGCGCAAGATGATCGACACGTCCGAGGGCGACGACGCGCACCGCCGGCGGCTCGGCGCGCACCTGAACGCGATGCTCGCGCTGTGCGAGACGGTGGAATGCCGCCGGGTGCAGGTGCTCAACTACTTCGGGCAGCAGGCCGAGCCGTGCGGCAACTGCGACACGTGCCTGAACCCGCCGGAGAAGTGGGACGGGACGATCGCGGCGCAGAAGCTGCTCTCGACGGTGGTGCGGCTGCGCAACGAGCGGCGGCAGAAGTTCGGCGCCGGGCAGATCATCGACATCCTGCTCGGCAAGTCCACGCCGAAGGTCACGCAGTTCCAGCACGACACGCTCAAGACGTTCGGCATCGGCACCGACCTGCGCGAACAGGACTGGCGGGCGGTCGTGCGCCAGCTGCTCGCCCAGGGCCTGCTCGCGGTCGAAGGCGACTACGGCTCCCTCGTGCTCACCGAGGCCAGCGCCGAAGTCCTGGGCGGTGACCGCCAGGTGATGCTGCGCCGCGAGCCCGAGCGCGCGGCGGCCGCGAAGGTCCGCGGCACGCGGAAAGCCGCCGCCGCGGCGGTGGACATGCCCGCGGAAGCGGCGCCGCTGTTCGAACGCCTGCGTGCCTGGCGGGCGAGCGTCGCGAAGGAGCAGGGCGTACCCGCGTACGTCATCTTCCACGACGCCACCCTGCGCCAGATCGCCACGCGAAAGCCGTCTTCGCTGGCGGATCTGGGCACGGTCAGCGGGGTCGGCGAGAACAAGCTCGCCAAGTACGGCGAAGGGGTCCTCGAAGTCCTGACCGCCGAGTGA
- a CDS encoding DUF6314 family protein — translation MEYWPVPDLVAHFAGAWRLDREILTADGEAAGEVTGTASFTEENGELVYREAGEMRLGSYTGPVTRTLHYRPTAPGRADVHFDHGGFFHELDLRAGHWATDHPCRDDLYRGSYQVLDARRWRQEWAVRGPAKDHLIVTRFTRAPG, via the coding sequence GTGGAGTACTGGCCCGTTCCCGATCTCGTCGCGCATTTCGCCGGTGCGTGGCGGCTGGACCGCGAAATCCTCACCGCCGACGGCGAGGCGGCGGGTGAGGTGACCGGCACCGCGAGCTTCACCGAAGAGAACGGCGAGCTCGTCTACCGCGAAGCCGGCGAGATGCGCCTCGGCAGCTACACCGGCCCGGTCACACGCACCCTGCACTACCGCCCGACCGCGCCCGGCCGGGCCGACGTCCACTTCGACCACGGCGGCTTCTTCCACGAGCTCGACCTGCGCGCCGGGCACTGGGCCACCGACCACCCCTGCCGCGACGACCTCTACCGCGGGAGCTACCAGGTGCTCGACGCGCGGCGCTGGCGTCAGGAGTGGGCGGTCCGCGGGCCGGCGAAGGACCACCTGATCGTCACCCGGTTCACGCGGGCGCCGGGCTGA